In a single window of the Papaver somniferum cultivar HN1 chromosome 8, ASM357369v1, whole genome shotgun sequence genome:
- the LOC113305535 gene encoding uncharacterized protein LOC113305535, protein MDSGLKNTCSDDFSSEKLGSNNEDFSSKVPSIELPDDLFEGCLDPWKFSLIGKLDLQKLKFIDATVILRQQWKLKGACKLIPLGRVFFTIKLDNEFDRQTIKAGQWEVNDQVLQIKKWVSNFRPSNIRTSKAQVWVRFPGLGLKFWKEKILFTICKEIGTPIKIDIATAQCEFGYYANVLVEVDFARQIPNKIWINTKYGGFFQDVLIPVCPKFCHTCKIIGHLTTECIIQQSNTQSVNNAQQTTRAEQTQAPSKAQ, encoded by the coding sequence ATGGATTCTGGTCTTAAAAACACATGTTCTGAtgatttttcttcagaaaagtTAGGGTCCAATAATGAAGATTTTTCATCGAAGGTTCCCTCGATTGAACTTCCTGATGATTTATTTGAAGGATGTTTAGATCCATGGAAGTTTTCTCTTATAGGAAAATTAGATTTACAGAAATTAAAGTTTATTGATGCTACTGTTATTTTAcgtcaacaatggaagttaaaAGGAGCTTGCAAACTAATTCCTCTTGGTAGGGTTTTTTTCACAATTAAGTTAGATAACGAATTTGATCGGCAAACTATCAAAGCAGGTCAGTGGGAAGTTAATGATCAGGTTCTACAAATAAAAAAATGGGTTTCAAATTTTCGTCCATCAAATATCCGTACATCTAAAGCTCAAGTTTGGGTTCGTTTTCCTGGGTTGGGATTAAAATTTTGGAAGGAGAAGATATTATTCACAATATGCAAGGAAATTGGTACACCTATTAAGATAGATATTGCAACTgcgcaatgtgaatttggttattatGCGAATGTTCTAGTTGAGGTGGATTTTGCTCGACagattccaaataaaatttggaTTAACACCAAATATGGAGGTTTCTTCCAAGATGTTTTAATTCCTGTTTGTCCTAAATTCTGTCATACTTGCAAGATAATTGGTCATTTAACTACAGAATGTATAATTCAGCAGAGTAACACTCAGTCTGTAAATAACGCTCAACAAACAACCAGAGCAGAGCAGACTCAAGCACCAAGCAAAGCTCAATAA